One part of the Halostagnicola larsenii XH-48 genome encodes these proteins:
- a CDS encoding acyl-CoA dehydrogenase family protein, which produces MEYHDSEKANAVAGRVASFMEEVVLPRERKALATGEPISDDEIEGLWDQAKDRDLFAPQVPEEYGGQGLDFRDMLPSFEQVGRSLIGALAIRANAPQEGNMHTLEMVGTEEQKEEWLRPLVQGEISSAFSMTEPMQGGGSDPKMLQTTAIRDGDEWVINGHKWWTTDGLDADFYLVMARTDLEAHPYEGTSIILVPADADGVNVVRNVPHLGGHAITERTGGHAEIKYENVRVPVENTVGAENEGFQVAQMRLGGGRLTHCMRYSGMTERALEIAKAYLSEREAFGTTLEDKQALRHRIADAETRLHAARTMCRHAARELDRSDARIEIAMAKLFTANVTNDSIDLALQCCGGNGIGKDLPLAHFYEHVRAFRIVDGADEVHRRTIARHAFEDVDETELENVLRFDEDRRIDALDE; this is translated from the coding sequence ATGGAGTACCACGACTCCGAGAAGGCGAACGCGGTCGCGGGGCGAGTAGCGTCGTTCATGGAGGAGGTCGTGCTTCCTCGCGAGCGAAAAGCGCTCGCGACGGGCGAACCGATTTCGGACGACGAAATAGAAGGGCTGTGGGATCAGGCCAAGGATCGAGACCTCTTCGCGCCGCAAGTCCCCGAAGAATACGGCGGACAGGGACTCGATTTCCGGGACATGCTCCCGTCGTTCGAACAGGTTGGACGCTCGCTCATCGGTGCGCTCGCGATCAGAGCCAACGCGCCCCAGGAAGGAAATATGCACACCCTCGAGATGGTCGGAACGGAAGAACAGAAAGAAGAGTGGCTCCGACCGCTCGTACAAGGGGAAATTTCGTCGGCATTTTCGATGACCGAACCGATGCAAGGCGGGGGCTCGGACCCGAAAATGCTCCAGACGACGGCGATACGAGACGGCGACGAGTGGGTGATAAACGGGCACAAGTGGTGGACGACAGATGGCCTCGACGCCGATTTCTACCTGGTGATGGCGAGGACGGATCTCGAGGCCCACCCGTACGAAGGTACCTCGATCATCCTCGTTCCTGCGGACGCTGACGGCGTCAACGTCGTCCGCAACGTTCCCCACCTCGGCGGACACGCCATTACTGAACGAACGGGCGGCCACGCAGAAATTAAATACGAGAACGTTCGCGTACCCGTCGAAAACACGGTCGGTGCGGAAAACGAAGGATTTCAGGTCGCACAGATGCGACTCGGCGGCGGTCGGCTTACCCACTGCATGCGTTACTCCGGGATGACCGAACGAGCGCTCGAAATCGCCAAAGCCTATCTCAGCGAACGCGAGGCGTTCGGCACGACGCTCGAGGACAAACAGGCGCTCCGTCACCGGATCGCGGACGCGGAAACGCGACTCCACGCGGCGCGGACGATGTGTCGCCACGCGGCGAGAGAACTCGACAGGAGCGACGCGCGCATCGAAATCGCGATGGCGAAGCTGTTCACGGCAAACGTGACGAACGACAGTATCGACCTCGCACTCCAGTGTTGTGGCGGAAACGGGATCGGAAAGGATCTGCCGTTGGCGCACTTTTACGAACACGTCCGCGCGTTTCGCATCGTTGATGGGGCCGACGAGGTTCACCGGCGGACGATCGCTCGTCACGCCTTCGAGGACGTCGACGAGACCGAACTCGAGAACGTATTGCGCTTCGACGAGGACCGACGCATCGACGCGCTCGACGAGTGA
- a CDS encoding YjiH family protein: MFGSSAWEDDDSISEGAVEPETKTIDDIDLIKKRVRPTAKFIAAFTIGAFFFLFPMEWEGQTTIPLDVVVSIIQLKIPLFVDILTFLLIAAGGLFTTLSMAHYRGIVSLDQSTVDRLELDYWETSNVFWLFRLVGIVLAVPILFEFGPAWLLSEDTSGIVWGSLLLTIALVIPIGAIFVNLLAELGGLQFVGTLAQPVMKPMFNLPGRAALDSAASWVGSFSIGYYLTRNVFDRGGYNKREVFVICTCFATGNLGTVGAIAAVLEILDVFPVVVVLYLISVVVTAAILVRVPPLSTIPNEFVAEPDPEPVFTGSVRDYFRFAFNEAVKSAEEGSSITRSAVVGLIDGLKLTAMMLGTILTIGMGVVLLNVYTPFFEIVATPLVPVMSAFGIPDPQLAASSIIIGGAEMFIAATLVVGADTITQVFIVIVVSSQAIFFAASAPMMVDMFDDVPIRFRDLFVLFVQRTIVLVPIAAALTHAAAALGLL, translated from the coding sequence ATGTTCGGCAGTAGTGCCTGGGAGGATGACGATTCAATCTCGGAGGGGGCGGTCGAACCCGAAACGAAAACGATCGACGATATCGATCTGATCAAAAAGCGAGTTAGACCGACGGCGAAGTTTATCGCCGCGTTCACGATCGGCGCGTTCTTTTTCCTGTTTCCGATGGAATGGGAGGGCCAAACGACGATTCCACTGGACGTCGTCGTTTCGATCATCCAGTTGAAAATCCCGCTATTCGTCGATATACTCACGTTTTTGTTGATCGCCGCTGGCGGCCTCTTCACGACGCTCTCGATGGCCCATTACAGGGGCATAGTTTCGCTCGATCAGTCGACCGTCGATCGACTCGAGTTAGACTACTGGGAGACATCGAACGTTTTCTGGCTGTTTCGATTAGTGGGAATCGTCCTTGCGGTCCCGATTCTCTTCGAGTTCGGGCCGGCGTGGCTTCTCAGTGAGGACACCTCGGGTATCGTCTGGGGTTCGTTGTTGCTCACGATCGCGCTCGTTATCCCAATCGGTGCCATTTTCGTCAATCTGCTCGCCGAACTCGGCGGCCTCCAGTTCGTCGGAACGCTCGCACAGCCGGTGATGAAACCGATGTTCAACCTTCCCGGGCGGGCGGCACTCGACAGTGCCGCGTCGTGGGTCGGTTCGTTCAGTATCGGCTACTACCTGACCCGAAACGTGTTCGATCGCGGTGGGTACAACAAACGAGAAGTGTTCGTCATTTGTACCTGTTTCGCGACCGGAAACCTCGGAACGGTCGGAGCGATCGCTGCCGTGTTGGAGATTCTCGACGTGTTCCCCGTCGTCGTGGTGCTGTACCTGATCAGCGTGGTGGTTACGGCCGCTATTCTCGTGCGCGTGCCACCGCTCTCGACGATTCCGAACGAGTTCGTCGCGGAACCAGATCCCGAACCGGTGTTCACGGGCAGCGTTCGTGACTACTTCCGGTTCGCGTTCAACGAAGCGGTCAAATCGGCTGAAGAGGGCTCGTCGATTACGCGATCTGCCGTCGTCGGACTCATCGACGGGTTGAAGCTGACCGCGATGATGCTCGGGACGATTCTGACGATAGGTATGGGTGTCGTCTTGCTCAACGTGTACACGCCGTTCTTCGAAATCGTTGCCACGCCGCTCGTCCCCGTGATGAGTGCGTTTGGTATTCCCGATCCTCAACTGGCTGCTTCCTCGATCATCATCGGCGGGGCAGAAATGTTCATCGCCGCGACGCTGGTCGTCGGAGCCGACACGATTACGCAGGTGTTCATCGTGATCGTCGTGAGCTCACAGGCCATTTTCTTCGCCGCCTCCGCACCGATGATGGTCGATATGTTCGACGACGTCCCGATTCGATTCCGCGACCTGTTCGTTCTGTTCGTCCAGCGAACGATCGTCCTCGTGCCGATTGCGGCCGCATTGACCCACGCTGCGGCGGCTCTCGGATTACTCTAA
- a CDS encoding IclR family transcriptional regulator has protein sequence MATDTKKIHAVQRTLEIIEAIRDLEPAGVSEIARNVSVSKSTVHTHLVTLADEGYLIREDDEYRLSCKFLSIGSAIQERFSLYRMAKQNVDELAHETGESSNLVVEEDGKGTCLYATNPKDSPDVYMSAGEQNYIHATATGKAILAHMPESEVDAIIDRHGLPKLTEQTVTSREALFSELEEIRDRGLSFDRQETINGLFCIAAPVVVDDRAMGSISVSGPVSRFTTEPRKEQLCEAVEEIANVVELQFVFS, from the coding sequence ATGGCAACAGACACCAAGAAAATACACGCCGTCCAGCGAACGCTCGAGATCATTGAGGCTATCCGCGACCTCGAACCGGCGGGCGTTTCCGAAATCGCTCGGAACGTTTCGGTGTCGAAAAGTACGGTTCATACGCACCTGGTGACTCTCGCTGACGAGGGGTACCTCATCCGTGAGGACGACGAGTATCGATTAAGCTGTAAATTTTTGAGTATCGGCTCCGCGATCCAGGAGCGATTCAGCCTCTATCGGATGGCCAAACAGAACGTCGATGAACTGGCTCACGAGACTGGCGAATCGTCGAACCTGGTCGTCGAAGAGGACGGAAAAGGGACGTGTCTGTACGCGACGAACCCAAAGGATTCTCCCGACGTCTACATGTCCGCCGGGGAGCAAAACTACATCCACGCGACGGCAACGGGGAAGGCGATACTCGCCCATATGCCGGAGTCCGAGGTCGATGCGATCATCGATCGGCACGGACTTCCGAAGCTGACCGAACAGACGGTTACGTCGCGCGAAGCGTTGTTTTCTGAACTCGAGGAGATTCGAGATCGCGGGCTGTCCTTCGATCGCCAGGAGACGATTAACGGACTCTTCTGCATTGCAGCCCCGGTCGTCGTCGACGACCGCGCGATGGGTTCGATCAGCGTCTCGGGTCCCGTCAGTCGATTCACGACCGAGCCCCGAAAGGAACAGCTGTGTGAGGCGGTCGAGGAAATCGCCAACGTCGTCGAGTTACAGTTCGTCTTTTCCTGA
- a CDS encoding dihydrolipoamide acetyltransferase family protein, whose protein sequence is MVRTAFELPDVGEGVAEGELVTWLVDTDERVAEDQPIAEVETDKALVEIPAAYDGVIAERRASEGDVIQVGEVFVVFDVDETDSAEESASSTESAPETDQVEEPEPSNGTETAIDADAGRGESGVADSSGTAESDVTVSDGRVFAPPSVRALAREEGVELAAVRRQVGATDRRLTESDVYAVADGRVESEERTPQRGSDSTEAPSAKQESDSSAPDRVESESASIPTDRTADAGRGRTLAMPATRRLARENDVDINDVPASQRRDGAPFVTPDDVEQYGQGDASASTATSETETSPDTSGQPRPGARIPYTGVRRTIGEKMATSKYTAPHVSHHDEVDVSELVEARSRLKPEAQARETKLTYMPFAVKAVVAGLKEVPAINAELDEENEEIVLHDEYNIGIAVASDAGLMVPVIKNADQKGLLELADEISDKAARARDRSIGLEEMQGGTFTITNVGAVGGEYASPIINHPEAGILALGSLKERPWAEDGEIVARETLPISMSVDHRIVDGAEAARFTNEVKRYLNNPELLLLE, encoded by the coding sequence ATGGTTAGAACAGCGTTCGAACTTCCCGACGTAGGCGAAGGCGTCGCCGAGGGTGAACTCGTCACCTGGCTCGTCGACACCGACGAACGGGTCGCCGAGGATCAGCCTATCGCTGAAGTCGAGACGGACAAGGCCCTGGTCGAAATCCCCGCCGCGTACGACGGCGTCATCGCGGAGCGGCGTGCCTCCGAAGGTGACGTCATTCAGGTTGGCGAGGTCTTCGTCGTATTCGATGTCGACGAGACGGACTCGGCGGAAGAATCGGCCTCGAGCACCGAATCGGCTCCCGAAACAGACCAGGTAGAGGAGCCGGAGCCATCGAATGGTACCGAGACAGCGATCGATGCTGATGCCGGACGCGGGGAATCCGGCGTCGCCGATTCCAGCGGTACTGCTGAATCGGATGTGACCGTCTCCGACGGGCGTGTTTTCGCCCCGCCGAGCGTTCGAGCCCTCGCCCGCGAAGAGGGTGTCGAACTGGCGGCGGTCCGGCGACAGGTCGGTGCGACGGACAGACGCCTCACCGAGTCCGACGTGTACGCCGTCGCGGACGGACGAGTGGAGTCGGAAGAACGCACTCCTCAGCGTGGTTCGGATTCGACGGAGGCACCTTCGGCGAAACAGGAATCGGACTCGTCGGCTCCCGATCGGGTCGAGAGTGAGTCCGCATCGATTCCGACCGACCGAACCGCAGACGCCGGTCGAGGACGCACGCTCGCGATGCCGGCGACCCGACGACTCGCACGCGAGAACGACGTCGATATCAACGACGTGCCTGCGAGCCAACGGCGAGACGGTGCCCCCTTCGTTACCCCAGACGATGTCGAGCAGTACGGCCAGGGTGACGCGTCGGCATCGACCGCGACCAGCGAGACGGAGACGAGCCCTGATACATCCGGTCAGCCCCGACCCGGCGCTCGAATCCCCTACACCGGTGTGCGCCGAACGATCGGCGAGAAAATGGCGACCTCGAAATACACGGCCCCGCACGTGAGTCATCACGACGAGGTCGACGTCTCCGAACTCGTCGAGGCGCGCAGCCGACTCAAACCGGAAGCACAAGCGCGAGAGACGAAGCTAACGTACATGCCGTTCGCGGTCAAAGCCGTCGTCGCGGGATTAAAGGAGGTTCCGGCGATCAACGCCGAACTGGACGAGGAAAACGAGGAGATCGTGCTCCACGACGAGTACAACATCGGGATCGCGGTGGCGAGCGATGCCGGGCTGATGGTGCCGGTGATCAAAAACGCGGATCAGAAAGGGCTGCTCGAGTTAGCCGACGAAATCTCTGATAAAGCCGCGCGGGCTCGAGACCGCTCGATCGGGCTCGAGGAGATGCAAGGTGGGACGTTTACGATAACGAACGTGGGCGCGGTCGGCGGTGAATATGCCTCACCGATCATCAACCACCCCGAAGCGGGCATTCTCGCACTCGGCTCCTTGAAGGAGCGCCCGTGGGCCGAGGACGGCGAGATTGTGGCTCGAGAGACGCTGCCGATTTCGATGTCGGTCGATCACCGGATCGTCGACGGCGCGGAGGCCGCACGGTTTACGAACGAGGTCAAGCGATACCTGAACAATCCCGAACTGCTGCTCTTAGAATAA
- the lpdA gene encoding dihydrolipoyl dehydrogenase has product MVMGDITTATDVLVIGGGPGGYVAAIRAAQHGLDTTLVERDAYGGTCLNYGCIPSKAMITATDIAHDAASAEEMGIHADPSIDMRALVEWKDGVVDQLTGGVEKLCKANGVSLLEGTATFVDEETVRVAHGGEGQGSESIEFEHAIIATGSRAMSIPGFDFADDQVWSSREALEADEIPEELVVVGAGYIGMELSTVFAKAGANVTVVEMLEDALPTYEDDVARVVRDRAEELGIDFEFGLGASEWRETDDGIEVVAADEDGEKSVFDADRVLVAVGREPVTDALELDALGLETDERGFLETDEFTRTDLEHVLAVGDVAGEPMLAHKASAEGLVAAGVAAGEPVALDHQAIPAAVFTDPEIGTVGMTEAEADEAGFDPVVGTMPLRASGRALSMGESDGFVRIVADEETEFVLGAQIVAPEASELVAELGLAIEMGAKLEDIAGTIHTHPTLSEAVMEAAENAQGKAIHTLNR; this is encoded by the coding sequence ATGGTCATGGGAGACATTACGACGGCGACAGATGTACTGGTAATCGGCGGCGGCCCCGGCGGCTATGTGGCTGCGATCCGGGCGGCCCAACACGGTCTCGACACGACGCTCGTCGAGCGCGACGCCTACGGCGGTACCTGCCTGAACTACGGCTGTATTCCCTCCAAGGCGATGATCACCGCAACGGACATCGCCCACGACGCAGCGTCGGCCGAGGAGATGGGCATTCACGCCGACCCGTCGATCGACATGCGAGCGCTCGTCGAGTGGAAAGACGGCGTCGTCGACCAGCTCACCGGCGGCGTCGAGAAACTCTGCAAGGCTAATGGCGTCTCGCTGCTCGAGGGGACTGCAACGTTCGTCGATGAGGAGACGGTCCGGGTTGCCCACGGCGGCGAAGGCCAGGGGAGCGAATCCATCGAGTTCGAGCACGCGATCATCGCGACGGGAAGCCGGGCGATGTCGATCCCCGGTTTCGACTTCGCAGACGACCAAGTCTGGTCTTCACGTGAGGCGCTTGAAGCGGACGAAATTCCCGAGGAACTGGTCGTCGTGGGTGCCGGCTACATCGGGATGGAACTCTCGACGGTATTCGCGAAAGCCGGTGCGAATGTGACTGTGGTCGAAATGCTCGAGGACGCGCTGCCGACCTACGAGGACGACGTTGCACGCGTCGTCCGCGACCGGGCCGAGGAACTCGGGATCGACTTCGAGTTCGGTCTTGGCGCGAGCGAGTGGCGCGAGACAGACGACGGGATCGAAGTCGTCGCCGCGGATGAAGACGGCGAGAAGTCGGTCTTCGATGCGGATCGCGTGTTGGTCGCAGTCGGCCGGGAACCCGTGACCGACGCGCTCGAACTCGATGCATTGGGTCTCGAGACCGACGAGCGCGGCTTTCTGGAGACGGACGAGTTCACGCGAACCGACCTCGAGCACGTGTTAGCGGTAGGTGACGTCGCGGGTGAGCCGATGTTAGCGCACAAAGCCAGCGCCGAAGGGCTCGTCGCCGCGGGCGTCGCGGCCGGTGAGCCGGTAGCTCTCGACCACCAGGCGATTCCCGCGGCCGTCTTTACCGACCCTGAAATCGGGACGGTCGGGATGACCGAAGCTGAGGCCGACGAGGCTGGGTTCGACCCGGTTGTTGGAACGATGCCACTCAGGGCGAGCGGTCGAGCGCTCTCGATGGGCGAGTCGGACGGATTCGTCCGGATCGTCGCCGACGAGGAGACTGAGTTCGTTCTCGGCGCACAGATCGTGGCACCCGAGGCTTCAGAGCTCGTTGCTGAACTCGGGCTGGCGATCGAGATGGGCGCGAAACTCGAGGACATCGCGGGCACTATCCATACCCATCCGACGCTCTCGGAGGCGGTGATGGAGGCGGCTGAGAACGCACAGGGAAAAGCAATCCACACGCTGAACCGATAA
- a CDS encoding alpha-ketoacid dehydrogenase subunit beta, whose product MNATIIEAINDALHEEMTTDEKTVVFGQDVAESGGVFRATEGLLEEFGAERVLDTPLSEIAIVGAAVGLATHGYRPIAEIQFSGFLPPAFDQLVTNASRIRWRTRGELTAPMVVRTPYGAGVRALEHHSESLEGAYGHIPGLKLAIPSTPHDAKGMLISAIRDPDPVLFMEPKHVYRSIREDVPEGSYTEPLGEAAVRQKGEDLTVVSWGAMMHNTLEAVDNLEGVDAEVIDLRTISPFDKETVLESVEKTGRCVVVHEAAKTGGFGAEVIATINDEALMYLEAPVNRVTGFDVPVPLLSMEDYYIPHPPKIEAAIEETLEH is encoded by the coding sequence ATGAACGCGACAATCATCGAAGCCATCAACGACGCGCTGCACGAAGAGATGACCACCGACGAGAAGACGGTCGTCTTCGGCCAGGACGTCGCCGAATCCGGCGGCGTCTTTCGAGCCACTGAGGGACTGCTCGAGGAGTTCGGCGCCGAGCGCGTCCTCGACACGCCGCTTTCGGAGATCGCCATCGTCGGCGCAGCCGTCGGCCTCGCAACCCACGGCTACCGTCCCATCGCCGAAATTCAGTTCTCGGGCTTTCTCCCGCCCGCGTTCGACCAGCTCGTGACGAACGCCAGTCGCATCCGCTGGCGTACCCGTGGCGAACTCACCGCCCCGATGGTCGTCCGCACCCCCTACGGCGCCGGTGTACGGGCATTAGAACATCACTCCGAAAGCCTCGAGGGGGCCTACGGACACATCCCCGGACTGAAACTCGCGATCCCGTCAACCCCCCACGACGCGAAGGGCATGCTCATCAGCGCCATCCGCGATCCCGACCCGGTGCTGTTCATGGAGCCCAAACACGTCTATCGCTCCATCCGCGAAGACGTTCCCGAAGGTTCCTATACTGAACCGCTCGGCGAGGCAGCGGTGCGACAAAAAGGTGAGGACCTCACCGTCGTCTCCTGGGGTGCCATGATGCACAACACCCTCGAGGCGGTCGACAACCTCGAGGGCGTCGACGCTGAGGTGATCGATCTCCGGACGATCTCGCCGTTCGACAAGGAAACCGTCCTCGAGTCGGTCGAAAAGACCGGGCGCTGCGTCGTCGTCCACGAAGCGGCCAAAACCGGCGGCTTCGGCGCCGAAGTCATCGCCACCATTAACGATGAGGCCCTGATGTACCTCGAAGCACCCGTCAACCGCGTCACCGGCTTCGACGTGCCCGTCCCCCTCCTCTCGATGGAAGACTACTACATCCCCCATCCCCCGAAAATCGAAGCGGCCATCGAAGAAACGCTCGAGCACTGA
- the pdhA gene encoding pyruvate dehydrogenase (acetyl-transferring) E1 component subunit alpha: MDNSPRSVTPVTGDVGVDSLSQGDLEIETYRVVRPDGTFDSDRVPDLDDEALCDLYRWMLLQRVYDNRATKLQRRGKLGTVASGRGQEAAIIGSGFALADQDWIFPYGREAGALLMHGLSMRDLLLYWRGIEDASRMEGANIFGLAISIGSHIPLATGKAWGMQLADEDAIAFANLGDGATSTGAFHEGMNFAGVLGVPAVFFCQNNQYAISLPFDGQTNAKTIAQKALAYGLDGIRVDGNDVLAVYNAVSRARERALEGNPVLVEAVTYRRGAHTTSDDPTRYRSDEEVEEWADQDPLERYQAFLEETGRWEGIDEEAIREEVEAEFSEAVDAADAFEERGIEEIFAHLYEETPPELERQLDEFQELLEERPEMYDHIERRPKG; the protein is encoded by the coding sequence ATGGACAACAGTCCGCGGTCAGTCACACCTGTGACGGGAGACGTCGGTGTCGATTCCCTCTCACAGGGCGACCTCGAGATCGAGACCTATCGGGTGGTACGGCCGGACGGGACGTTCGATTCGGACCGGGTTCCGGACCTAGACGACGAGGCACTTTGTGATCTCTACCGGTGGATGCTCTTACAGCGGGTGTACGACAATCGAGCCACGAAACTCCAACGACGGGGTAAGCTCGGAACGGTCGCCTCCGGACGGGGACAGGAAGCCGCGATTATCGGCAGCGGCTTCGCGCTCGCCGATCAGGACTGGATCTTCCCGTACGGACGCGAGGCCGGCGCGTTGTTGATGCACGGACTCTCGATGCGCGACCTGCTTCTGTACTGGCGCGGGATCGAAGACGCCTCGCGCATGGAAGGAGCGAATATTTTCGGTCTCGCGATTTCGATTGGCTCGCACATTCCGCTCGCGACCGGCAAAGCCTGGGGGATGCAACTGGCGGACGAAGACGCGATCGCGTTCGCGAACCTCGGTGACGGCGCAACGTCAACGGGGGCCTTCCACGAGGGTATGAACTTCGCCGGCGTGCTCGGCGTCCCCGCCGTGTTCTTCTGCCAGAACAATCAGTACGCGATCTCACTGCCGTTCGACGGACAGACCAACGCCAAAACGATCGCACAGAAGGCACTCGCGTACGGTCTCGACGGTATTCGTGTCGACGGTAACGACGTGTTGGCCGTCTACAACGCCGTCTCGAGGGCGCGAGAACGCGCGCTCGAGGGCAATCCAGTGTTAGTCGAAGCGGTCACCTACCGACGTGGAGCCCACACGACGAGTGACGACCCGACCCGATACCGCTCCGACGAGGAGGTCGAAGAATGGGCCGACCAGGATCCTCTCGAGCGGTATCAGGCGTTCCTCGAGGAGACCGGTCGTTGGGAGGGAATCGACGAGGAGGCGATCCGCGAGGAGGTCGAAGCCGAGTTCTCCGAGGCGGTCGACGCCGCCGATGCGTTCGAAGAACGCGGCATCGAAGAAATCTTCGCCCATCTCTACGAGGAGACGCCGCCGGAACTCGAACGCCAACTCGACGAATTCCAGGAACTCCTCGAGGAGCGACCCGAGATGTACGATCACATCGAACGACGACCGAAGGGGTGA